In one window of Mercurialis annua linkage group LG4, ddMerAnnu1.2, whole genome shotgun sequence DNA:
- the LOC126678700 gene encoding uncharacterized protein LOC126678700: MTEILCRLRTDHAMICRRVCKQWNSLIQDPYFIHKNMYHAIFFNVSWRVEGALRDDGSSHSFELIAQSYGVLIERSSNARYRIRNPATKRVLNLPTPSFATMDHQITICYDCKTRMYKLVAAYSFQKETNSRGGCEILTLGDDLSWRIIEIPSLHDLDLEKEKIMFNMERPDRQNFHLMRITSNLAQVVTIRLKDEVVFVNTLPQGIFTNLDRVSNFYYLARCFDYDRNTVFPGFAAIVHRKLHYVLLEDFKENDFGRKLVMDLDFIKGKYIERDVKPLFCINYWTFFAKGEEPIIYNHHVCWREFAMEKIARSTNYIHLSQHRQILGSYSYSLLSFKGMQPED, encoded by the coding sequence ATGACGGAGATATTATGCCGATTACGTACCGATCATGCCATGATATGCAGAAGAGTCTGCAAGCAATGGAATTCCTTAATCCAAGACCcatattttatacataaaaatatGTATCATGCCATCTTTTTTAACGTTAGCTGGAGAGTTGAAGGAGCTTTACGTGACGATGGCAGCAGTCACAGCTTCGAGCTTATAGCTCAGAGCTACGGCGTACTCATCGAGAGGAGCAGCAACGCGAGGTATCGTATTCGAAACCCAGCAACCAAACGAGTACTTAATCTTCCAACTCCGAGTTTCGCTACTATGGATCATCAAATCACCATTTGTTACGACTGCAAAACTAGGATGTATAAACTCGTCGCTGCGTATTCTTTCCAAAAAGAAACTAACAGCCGAGGCGGTTGTGAAATTCTAACACTTGGTGATGATCTTTCATGGAGAATCATCGAGATCCCTAGCTTACACGATCTTGATCTcgaaaaagagaaaattatgtttAATATGGAACGCCCAGATCGACAAAATTTCCATCTGATGAGAATTACAAGTAATTTAGCTCAAGTGGTTACAATAAGATTGAAAGATGAGGTTGTGTTTGTTAACACTTTACCTCAAGGAATATTTACAAACCTTGATAGGGTTTCGAATTTTTACTATTTAGCAAGGTGTTTCGATTATGATCGGAATACTGTATTTCCTGGATTTGCCGCTATAGTACACAGGAAACTGCATTATGTGCTTTTAGAAGATTTTAAGGAAAATGATTTTGGTAGAAAATTAGTGATGGACTTGGATTTTATTAAAGGAAAATATATTGAGAGAGATGTAAAACCACTGTTCTGTATTAATTATTGGACGTTTTTTGCCAAAGGAGAGGAGccaataatttataatcatCACGTTTGCTGGAGAGAATTTGCAATGGAGAAGATCGCCAGAAGCACAAATTATATACATCTATCTCAACATCGCCAGATTCTGGGCTCTTACAGTTACAGCTTATTGAGTTTCAAGGGAATGCAACCCGAGGACTAA
- the LOC126678907 gene encoding V-type proton ATPase subunit E produces the protein MNDRDVSKQIQQMVRFIRQEAEEKANEISVAAEEEFNIEKLQLVEAEKKKIRQEYERKEKQVDVRKKIEYSMQLNASRIKVLQAQDDVVNAMKEAATKDLLNVSRDHHGYKKLLKELIVQSLLRLKEPAVLLRCRKEDLHLVDSVLDAAKEEYAEKANVHAPEVLVDNDVYLPPAPTHHNAHGPHCFGGVVLASRDGKIVFENSLDARLDVVFRKKLPEIRKKLFAQVAV, from the exons ATGAACGACAGAGATGTATCGAAGCAGATCCAACAGATGGTCAGATTTATCCGGCAAGAAGCCGAAGAGAAAGCCAACGAGATCTCCGTTGCTGCTGAAGAA GAATTCAATATTGAGAAATTGCAGCTTGTAGAAGCAGAGAAAAAGAAGATCAGACAAGAGTATGAGCGTAAGGAGAAACAAGTCGACGTTCGCAAGAAGAT TGAGTACTCCATGCAACTTAATGCTTCTAGGATTAAGGTTCTTCAAGCTCAAGATGATGTGGTTAATGCCATGAAAGAAGCAGCTACAAAGGATCTTCTCAATGTGAGCCGTGATCATCATGGCTACAAAAAACTTCTGAAAGAACTCATTGTTCAG AGTTTGCTGAGATTAAAAGAGCCTGCTGTCTTGCTGCGCTGCCGGAAAGAGGACCTGCACTTGGTGGATTCTGTCCTGGATGCAGCAAAAGAAGAGTATGCAGAGAAAGCAAATGTTCATGCACCAGAAGTCTTAGTTGACAATGATGTTTATCTTCCACCTGCTCCTACTCACCATAATGCCCATGGTCCTCACTG TTTTGGTGGTGTGGTGCTTGCTTCCCGGGATGGAAAAATTGTGTTTGAGAACAGCCTCGATGCTCGGTTGGATGTTGTGTTCCGTAAAAAGCTTCCTGAG ATCCGCAAGAAGCTCTTTGCTCAGGTTGCTGTGTAA
- the LOC126678701 gene encoding self-incompatibility protein S1-like has product MQSPGKIRYTLALVLAFSLCNLVLSDKVHTSVMNRLGNGRNMTLHCQSKDNDLGQQNIADGSEFGWDFSVDIGGTTLFYCDMAWENVQQYHFDAYSFARDFIRCQSRCLWLISTEGVYGMNDQTGFWEFIYYWSN; this is encoded by the coding sequence ATGCAATCCCCAGGAAAAATTAGGTATACTCTGGCTCTTGTCCTAGCATTCAGCTTGTGCAACCTGGTTCTTTCAGACAAGGTGCATACGAGTGTCATGAACAGATTAGGCAATGGGAGAAACATGACATTACACTGCCAATCAAAAGATAATGATCTTGGCCAGCAGAACATAGCGGACGGAAGCGAATTTGGGTGGGACTTTTCAGTCGATATAGGAGGAACCACATTGTTTTACTGTGACATGGCATGGGAAAATGTACAGCAGTATCATTTCGATGCGTACTCGTTTGCAAGGGATTTTATTAGATGCCAGAGTCGATGCTTATGGCTGATATCAACAGAAGGCGTTTACGGCATGAATGACCAAACTGGATTTTGGGAATTTATATACTATTGGTCAAACTGA